From one Mycobacterium colombiense CECT 3035 genomic stretch:
- a CDS encoding amidase has protein sequence MLANGDLTAPELLELYLERIARLDSQLRCYRVVLADQARYEAAVAHERLAAGERLPLLGVPVAIKDDVDVAGEVTTFGSGGHRPAVTSDAEVVRRLRAAGAVIIGKTNVPELMMLPYTESMTFGATRNPWNPTRTPGGSSGGSAAAVAAGLASLALGSDGGGSIRIPATWCGLFGLKPQRDRVSLEPHDDAWYGLSVNGPIARTVMDAAVFLDATSTVPGPEGEFATAAGRSPGRLRIALSTKVPTPLPVRVGKAELTAVDQAGALLRDLGHDVIRADPEYPASAMFANYLPRYLRGICDDADALAHPERLETRTRNIARLGSFFSDRRMEAIRANEGAVISRIQAIFDDVDVVVTPGTATGPSRIGAYQRRGAVSTLLRVGQYVPYQQIWNLTGQPAAVVPWDFDGDRLPMSVQLVGRPYEEATLLSLSAQIEAARPWALRRPPVS, from the coding sequence ATGCTGGCCAACGGTGACTTGACCGCGCCAGAGTTGCTCGAGCTGTACCTGGAGCGGATCGCGAGGCTGGACAGCCAACTGCGTTGCTACCGCGTGGTGCTCGCCGACCAAGCGCGGTACGAGGCCGCCGTGGCGCACGAGCGCCTGGCCGCGGGCGAACGGCTACCGCTGCTCGGTGTGCCGGTCGCGATCAAAGACGATGTCGACGTCGCCGGGGAGGTGACGACGTTCGGCAGCGGCGGACACCGGCCGGCCGTCACCTCCGACGCGGAGGTGGTGCGGCGGTTGCGGGCCGCGGGGGCGGTGATCATCGGCAAAACCAATGTGCCCGAGCTGATGATGCTGCCCTACACCGAGTCGATGACCTTCGGGGCCACCCGCAACCCGTGGAATCCCACCCGCACCCCGGGCGGCAGCAGCGGCGGGAGTGCCGCCGCGGTCGCCGCCGGGTTGGCCTCTCTGGCACTGGGATCCGACGGCGGCGGCTCGATCCGCATCCCGGCGACGTGGTGTGGCCTGTTCGGCCTGAAGCCGCAACGCGATCGCGTGTCGCTGGAACCGCACGACGACGCCTGGTACGGGTTGAGCGTCAACGGCCCGATCGCGCGGACGGTGATGGACGCGGCCGTGTTCCTGGATGCGACGTCGACGGTGCCCGGCCCCGAAGGAGAGTTCGCGACCGCGGCCGGGCGCAGTCCCGGCCGGTTGCGAATCGCGTTGAGCACCAAGGTCCCAACCCCGCTTCCCGTCAGGGTCGGCAAGGCCGAGTTGACCGCCGTCGACCAGGCGGGCGCGTTGCTTCGCGACCTCGGCCACGACGTCATCAGGGCGGACCCCGAATATCCGGCCTCGGCGATGTTCGCCAACTACCTGCCCCGCTATCTACGCGGTATCTGCGACGACGCGGACGCCCTGGCCCACCCCGAACGCCTGGAAACGCGCACCCGCAACATCGCGCGTTTGGGATCGTTCTTCTCCGACCGGCGGATGGAGGCCATCCGGGCCAACGAGGGCGCGGTGATCTCACGGATCCAGGCGATCTTCGACGACGTCGACGTCGTCGTCACCCCCGGCACCGCGACGGGCCCGTCGCGCATCGGCGCGTATCAACGCCGCGGCGCCGTGTCCACGCTGCTGCGGGTCGGTCAATACGTTCCCTACCAACAGATCTGGAACCTCACCGGACAGCCCGCGGCGGTGGTGCCGTGGGACTTCGACGGGGATCGCTTGCCCATGTCCGTGCAACTCGTCGGCAGGCCCTACGAGGAAGCGACCCTGCTGTCGCTCTCGGCGCAGATCGAAGCCGCCCGGCCGTGGGCGCTGCGGCGACCGCCGGTCTCCTAA
- a CDS encoding HIT family protein — MSCVFCAIVAGEAPAIRIYEDDDYLAILDIRPFTRGHTLVLPKRHSVDLTDTPPETLAGMVTLGQRIARAARSTELADATNIAVNDGSAAFQTVFHIHLHVLPRRNGDKLSVAKGLLLRRDPDRDATGQILRTALARIDASQPD, encoded by the coding sequence ATGTCCTGCGTGTTCTGTGCGATCGTCGCCGGCGAGGCCCCGGCCATCCGGATCTATGAAGACGACGACTACCTGGCCATCCTCGACATCCGCCCGTTCACCCGCGGCCACACGTTGGTGCTGCCCAAACGGCACAGCGTCGATCTCACCGACACCCCGCCGGAGACGCTGGCCGGCATGGTCACCCTGGGGCAGCGCATCGCCCGGGCCGCGCGCAGCACCGAATTGGCCGACGCGACCAACATCGCGGTCAACGACGGCAGCGCCGCTTTCCAGACCGTCTTCCATATCCACCTGCACGTTTTGCCCCGCCGCAACGGCGACAAGCTCTCGGTGGCCAAGGGGCTGTTGCTGCGCCGCGACCCCGACCGGGACGCCACCGGCCAGATTCTGCGCACCGCGCTGGCCCGCATCGACGCAAGTCAGCCGGACTGA
- a CDS encoding bifunctional diguanylate cyclase/phosphodiesterase, with protein sequence MKRWAVYPWRRSGVPARTGWLLAGAYGVAELLIVVSKFWGSHGPYGMRPINAVVIAACLTVTAVCAGIAARGKAGRQRYGWLALVTGLAGWAAGEIIWAVYDVRPEFDHAANPAATEIVLLLYPIGAMTSLVLLSRLSRLDNFLRLLLDGLIVATSLFVISWVFVVETQLREHTGTSLTTLVEVFSDIVLLTTAILMLSRARPGDQPSRILLASGIGTINLADLVLVFDTGIGSYHTGYLADLTRVAGLAMLALAAAASRHERPPAPLSPSPDEVELHTRLWLPYLPLTMAAAVGWAHAAGNTLHKPLLGALGILVAAVLARQFVALVENQNLLSEVAQEAFRDHLTGLANRALFLHRLELAVARRHPDGTPIAVLCLDLDNFKAVNDALGHPAGDELLVRVAGRLTAALGDTGTIARLGGDEFAAVIEASVEESQAAAHRILDAFAGAIMIDGIPITVRPSIGFTVATGSANCTVDQLLRHADLAMYAAKREGGQCIRSFMPDLPLPYAFPAAPGSNRSPGASRPISGGDGDAPRDRRPTAEVATAAPSPPEEAPDTVRRPPRDVRAAIALLTIGVIAFTVSSVVRPNAGLGIVSAAALFTALTVVAAGLIALRAYRVPADRLAWALIAAGMASSAVGDVVYALWVPNGRSPSVADPEYLAYYPFVYAGLLLLMRARLKRLPMPIQLDSFICALTLAAVAAALTAGPIRAAAIRSPATVWVGLAYPWSDLVLLALAAGMLPILGWRNEIRWALLVAGLVLFAVSDAAYLFQSSAGVYRAGSLLDAGWAASSLLIAMASWARSSSITPPSRGRYGPYITPVVAAIVALGVIVLAHHSRLAATLAALSLVVATGRFALTFRNAGLLQTNDRHAMIDELTALPNRRSLATALSGLPVSPPTGSRSMPTRARARRALLLLSLSDFHEITDSIGSQFGDELLCHIANRLAGCVRRDDLLARVGEDQFAVLLSDGANLTAASASAGRLLEALSEPIALDPITVQVDARIAIALCPDHCDSPQDLLSRAEITMAHAKSARSKIAVYDSSLEVHRDNDPSLIEELRTALFDTDELRLHYQPKIDGRDGSVHSVEAVLRWQHPTRGTLLPEEFLSVAERAGLMRKISNRTLSMALAQVRSWRDEGMPLTVAVNLSTTNLLDIELVGTVERLLANHDLPAEALILEITESALVDSVRSRNTVAALQGLGIRISLDDYGTGWSSLARLQEVSVDELKLDRIFVSRLAHDARSVAIVRSTVALASNLGADLVAEGVENEATLNALRRYGCNITQGFVHSPPLPPDDLRDWIADNAPNSHPARSNERASSNEG encoded by the coding sequence ATGAAACGCTGGGCGGTGTATCCGTGGCGGCGGTCGGGGGTGCCCGCACGCACCGGCTGGCTGCTCGCCGGCGCGTACGGCGTCGCCGAGTTGTTGATCGTCGTGTCGAAGTTCTGGGGATCGCACGGCCCCTACGGGATGCGGCCGATCAACGCTGTCGTCATCGCGGCGTGTCTCACCGTCACGGCGGTGTGCGCCGGGATCGCGGCCCGAGGCAAGGCCGGACGGCAGCGATACGGCTGGCTGGCGCTGGTCACGGGCCTGGCCGGTTGGGCGGCGGGTGAGATCATCTGGGCGGTCTACGACGTGCGGCCGGAATTCGACCACGCCGCCAACCCGGCGGCAACCGAGATCGTGCTGCTGTTGTATCCGATCGGCGCGATGACCTCGCTGGTGTTGTTGTCCCGGCTCTCTCGCCTCGACAACTTCCTGCGTCTGCTGCTCGACGGCCTCATCGTGGCGACCTCGCTGTTCGTCATCTCCTGGGTGTTCGTGGTCGAAACTCAGCTGCGGGAGCACACCGGCACCAGCCTGACGACGCTGGTGGAGGTCTTCAGCGACATCGTCCTGCTGACGACGGCGATCCTGATGCTGTCGCGGGCGCGCCCCGGTGACCAGCCGAGCCGAATCCTGCTGGCCAGCGGGATCGGGACGATCAACCTTGCCGACCTGGTGCTGGTTTTCGACACCGGTATCGGTAGCTATCACACCGGCTACTTGGCCGACCTGACCCGGGTCGCCGGGCTGGCGATGCTGGCGCTGGCCGCAGCGGCCAGCCGCCACGAGCGTCCCCCGGCGCCATTGTCACCATCACCGGACGAGGTGGAGCTGCACACCCGCCTGTGGCTGCCGTACCTGCCGCTTACCATGGCGGCGGCGGTGGGCTGGGCGCACGCGGCCGGCAATACGCTGCACAAACCCTTGCTGGGCGCACTGGGAATACTGGTGGCCGCCGTGCTGGCCCGACAATTCGTGGCCCTGGTGGAGAACCAGAATCTGCTGTCCGAAGTCGCGCAGGAGGCCTTCCGCGACCACCTGACCGGTCTGGCCAATCGGGCGCTGTTCCTGCATCGGTTGGAGTTGGCCGTCGCGCGTCGACATCCCGACGGCACACCGATCGCGGTGTTGTGCCTGGACCTCGACAACTTCAAAGCGGTCAACGACGCCCTGGGGCATCCGGCCGGCGACGAACTCCTGGTCCGCGTGGCCGGCCGGCTCACCGCCGCGCTGGGCGACACGGGCACCATCGCCCGGCTGGGTGGCGACGAATTCGCGGCGGTCATCGAAGCCTCCGTCGAAGAATCGCAGGCGGCCGCCCACCGCATCCTCGACGCCTTCGCCGGGGCGATCATGATCGACGGCATTCCGATCACGGTGCGCCCGAGCATCGGATTCACCGTGGCCACCGGCTCGGCGAACTGCACGGTCGATCAGCTGCTGCGGCACGCCGACTTGGCCATGTACGCGGCCAAACGTGAAGGCGGCCAATGCATCCGCAGCTTCATGCCGGACTTGCCGCTGCCGTACGCGTTTCCGGCGGCGCCGGGTTCGAACAGATCGCCGGGGGCCTCCCGCCCTATCAGCGGTGGCGACGGAGATGCGCCGCGGGATCGCCGGCCCACCGCGGAGGTCGCGACCGCCGCACCGAGCCCGCCCGAGGAGGCACCCGACACCGTCCGCCGGCCGCCGCGGGACGTGCGGGCCGCAATCGCGCTGCTGACGATCGGAGTGATCGCCTTCACCGTGTCCAGCGTCGTACGCCCGAACGCCGGCCTCGGCATCGTCTCGGCTGCCGCGCTGTTCACGGCGCTGACCGTGGTCGCGGCCGGACTGATCGCGCTGCGCGCCTACCGCGTCCCGGCCGACCGGTTGGCCTGGGCGCTGATCGCCGCGGGGATGGCGTCCTCGGCCGTGGGTGACGTCGTCTATGCCTTGTGGGTGCCAAACGGCCGATCCCCATCGGTGGCCGATCCGGAGTATCTGGCGTACTACCCCTTCGTCTACGCCGGGCTGTTGCTGTTGATGCGGGCACGGCTCAAGCGGCTGCCGATGCCGATTCAGCTCGACTCGTTCATCTGCGCGTTGACGTTGGCGGCGGTGGCCGCGGCGTTGACCGCCGGCCCCATCCGGGCGGCCGCGATACGCAGCCCGGCGACCGTATGGGTGGGGCTGGCCTATCCATGGAGCGATCTGGTGCTCCTGGCCCTGGCCGCCGGGATGTTGCCGATCCTCGGTTGGCGCAACGAGATTCGCTGGGCGCTGCTGGTGGCCGGATTGGTCCTGTTTGCGGTCTCCGACGCCGCCTATTTGTTTCAATCGTCCGCCGGTGTGTATCGGGCCGGCTCGTTGCTGGATGCCGGTTGGGCCGCGTCGTCATTGCTCATCGCGATGGCGAGCTGGGCCAGATCGTCGTCGATCACGCCACCATCCCGGGGCCGCTACGGGCCCTACATCACTCCGGTGGTGGCCGCCATCGTGGCGCTGGGCGTGATTGTCCTGGCGCATCATTCGCGACTCGCCGCAACCCTGGCGGCGCTGAGCCTGGTCGTGGCGACCGGGCGGTTCGCGCTGACGTTCCGCAACGCGGGCCTGCTGCAGACGAACGACAGGCACGCCATGATCGACGAGCTGACGGCGCTGCCGAACCGCCGTTCACTGGCGACGGCGCTAAGCGGGTTGCCGGTTTCGCCACCAACCGGATCCAGGTCGATGCCGACCAGGGCACGCGCGCGCCGCGCGCTGTTGCTGTTGAGCCTGAGCGATTTTCACGAGATCACCGATTCGATCGGCAGCCAGTTCGGTGACGAGCTGCTGTGCCATATCGCAAATCGACTGGCCGGCTGCGTCCGTCGTGACGATCTGCTCGCACGGGTGGGTGAAGACCAATTCGCCGTGCTGCTGTCGGACGGCGCCAACCTCACCGCGGCCAGCGCCTCGGCGGGGCGGCTACTCGAAGCCTTAAGTGAGCCAATTGCTTTGGATCCGATTACCGTGCAGGTGGACGCCCGCATCGCCATCGCGCTCTGCCCGGACCACTGCGACTCCCCGCAAGACTTGCTGAGCCGCGCCGAGATCACCATGGCGCACGCCAAATCCGCGCGCAGCAAGATCGCGGTCTACGACTCGTCGCTCGAGGTTCATCGCGACAACGACCCGAGCCTCATCGAGGAGTTGCGCACAGCGTTGTTCGACACCGACGAGCTGAGGCTGCACTACCAGCCCAAGATCGACGGCAGGGACGGCAGCGTCCACAGTGTCGAGGCGGTGCTGCGCTGGCAGCACCCCACCCGCGGAACGCTGCTGCCGGAGGAGTTTTTGTCCGTCGCCGAACGCGCCGGGCTGATGCGCAAGATCTCCAACCGCACGCTGTCCATGGCGCTGGCGCAGGTCCGCTCGTGGCGCGACGAAGGCATGCCGCTGACCGTCGCGGTGAACTTGTCGACGACCAATCTGCTGGACATCGAACTCGTCGGCACCGTCGAGCGGCTCCTGGCCAACCACGATTTGCCGGCCGAGGCGCTCATTCTCGAGATCACCGAGAGCGCGCTGGTGGACTCGGTGCGATCCCGCAACACCGTCGCCGCGCTGCAGGGCCTGGGGATCCGGATCTCGCTCGACGATTACGGCACCGGTTGGTCGTCATTGGCTCGCCTGCAAGAGGTTTCGGTCGACGAGCTGAAACTCGACCGAATCTTCGTGTCGCGCCTGGCCCACGACGCGCGCTCGGTCGCCATCGTGCGGTCGACGGTGGCGCTGGCGTCCAACCTGGGTGCCGATCTGGTTGCCGAGGGAGTGGAGAACGAGGCCACGCTGAACGCCCTGCGACGGTATGGGTGCAACATCACCCAGGGCTTCGTGCACAGCCCGCCGCTGCCGCCGGACGACCTGCGCGACTGGATCGCCGACAACGCGCCGAATAGCCACCCCGCCCGGTCCAACGAGCGGGCGAGTTCGAACGAGGGCTAG
- a CDS encoding LLM class flavin-dependent oxidoreductase: MRLSVLDLIPVRTDQTTGGALAATVHLAQAADRLGFTRYWVAEHHNMPSVGATSPPVVLAYLAAQTSQLRLGSGGVMLPNHAPLAVAEQFALLEAAAPGRIDLGIGRAPGSDPVTSYALRGGRDDRDIENFPEYLDDVAALMSARGVRVPLRSGDYTLKATPAAAGEPRLWLLGSSMYSAHLAAAKGLPYVFAHHFSGNGTEEALEVYRSRFKPSELTAEPLTFLTVNAVVAETREDATALRLPNLQMMARLRTGQPLGPVPLVEEAAVAELTGQQQRIVESGLRRGVVGAPAEAADQIRALAERFGVDEVMVNPVASARRGTDPGTAPARVATLELLAKELF, translated from the coding sequence GTGCGTCTTTCCGTTCTTGACCTCATCCCGGTGCGCACCGACCAGACGACCGGTGGGGCCCTGGCCGCCACCGTCCATCTCGCGCAGGCCGCGGACCGGCTGGGTTTCACCCGCTACTGGGTCGCCGAGCACCACAACATGCCGTCGGTGGGTGCCACCAGCCCGCCCGTGGTGCTGGCCTACCTGGCCGCGCAGACCTCGCAGCTTCGGCTCGGGTCGGGTGGCGTGATGCTGCCCAACCACGCGCCGCTGGCGGTGGCCGAGCAATTCGCGCTGCTGGAAGCCGCCGCCCCGGGCCGCATCGACCTCGGCATCGGCCGCGCGCCCGGCTCGGATCCGGTGACGTCGTACGCGCTGCGGGGCGGCCGGGACGATCGCGACATCGAGAACTTCCCCGAATACCTCGACGACGTGGCGGCGCTGATGAGCGCTCGCGGCGTGCGGGTTCCGCTGCGCTCGGGTGACTACACCCTCAAGGCCACCCCCGCCGCGGCCGGTGAACCGCGCCTGTGGCTGCTGGGCTCGTCGATGTACTCGGCGCATCTGGCCGCCGCCAAGGGGTTGCCCTATGTGTTCGCGCATCACTTCTCGGGCAACGGAACCGAGGAGGCGCTCGAGGTGTACCGCTCGCGGTTCAAGCCCAGTGAGCTGACGGCCGAGCCGCTGACTTTTCTGACGGTGAACGCCGTGGTCGCCGAAACGCGGGAAGACGCAACAGCTTTGAGGCTGCCCAACCTTCAGATGATGGCCCGGCTCAGGACCGGCCAGCCGCTGGGGCCGGTGCCGCTGGTCGAGGAGGCCGCGGTGGCCGAGCTGACCGGGCAGCAACAGCGGATCGTCGAGAGCGGCCTGCGCCGCGGCGTTGTGGGCGCACCGGCCGAGGCCGCCGACCAGATCCGGGCGCTGGCGGAGCGGTTCGGCGTCGACGAAGTCATGGTGAACCCGGTGGCCTCGGCGCGTCGCGGTACCGATCCCGGCACCGCGCCGGCGCGGGTCGCGACGCTGGAACTGCTGGCCAAGGAGCTGTTCTAG
- a CDS encoding FAD-binding protein has protein sequence MTEVLVSGASVAGAATAFWLGRHGFSVTVVERHRGPRPGGQAIDVRGPALTVLERMGLLGAAQKRKTQIQGSSVVDRDGNELSRDTESTPTGGPIDSPNIELLRDDLVELLYGASQWTAEYLFDDTVTAVQDDGAAVHVTFERAAPRSFDLVVGADGLHSNVRRLVFGPEEDYLERLGTHAAIFTVPNFLDLDYWQMWHYGDATMAGVYSARNNAEARAMVGFMDTDLRIDYRDTEAQLAELERRMAGDGWVRPQLLEYMRTAPDFYVDEMSQIKMDRWSRGRVALVGDAGYCCSPLSGQGTSVALLGAYILAGELKAASQGGTVDYEAGFANYHGEFSDYVKRNQWLVVDNIPGGAPIPQEVFDRIVASITLKDY, from the coding sequence GTGACCGAGGTTCTGGTATCGGGCGCCAGCGTGGCGGGCGCGGCGACCGCGTTCTGGCTTGGGCGGCATGGCTTTTCGGTGACGGTGGTAGAGCGTCACCGGGGCCCGCGTCCCGGTGGTCAGGCCATCGACGTGCGCGGACCGGCGTTGACGGTGCTCGAGCGGATGGGCCTGCTGGGCGCGGCCCAGAAGCGCAAGACGCAAATCCAGGGATCCTCGGTCGTCGATCGTGACGGCAACGAATTGTCCCGGGACACCGAGTCGACACCCACCGGTGGGCCTATCGACAGTCCCAACATCGAGCTGTTGCGCGACGACCTGGTCGAATTGCTTTATGGCGCAAGTCAATGGACGGCCGAGTACCTTTTCGACGACACCGTCACCGCCGTGCAGGACGACGGCGCGGCGGTCCACGTCACCTTCGAGCGCGCCGCGCCGCGCAGTTTCGATCTGGTGGTCGGGGCCGACGGATTGCACTCCAACGTGCGGCGATTGGTTTTCGGGCCGGAGGAGGATTACCTCGAGAGGCTGGGCACGCACGCGGCGATCTTCACGGTGCCCAATTTCTTGGACCTGGACTACTGGCAGATGTGGCACTACGGCGACGCCACCATGGCGGGGGTCTACAGCGCGCGCAACAACGCCGAGGCGCGGGCCATGGTCGGGTTCATGGATACCGATCTGCGGATCGACTACCGCGATACCGAGGCCCAATTGGCCGAGCTGGAGCGGCGGATGGCCGGCGACGGCTGGGTGCGCCCGCAGCTGCTGGAGTACATGCGGACCGCACCGGATTTCTACGTCGACGAGATGTCGCAGATCAAGATGGATCGCTGGTCGCGGGGGAGGGTGGCGCTGGTCGGTGACGCCGGGTACTGCTGCTCGCCGCTGTCGGGGCAGGGGACCAGTGTCGCGCTGCTGGGCGCCTACATTCTGGCCGGTGAGCTCAAGGCGGCCTCGCAGGGCGGGACGGTGGATTACGAAGCCGGGTTCGCCAACTATCACGGCGAGTTCAGCGACTACGTCAAGCGCAACCAGTGGCTGGTGGTGGACAACATTCCGGGTGGCGCGCCGATACCGCAAGAGGTGTTCGACCGTATCGTCGCCTCCATCACGCTCAAGGATTACTGA
- a CDS encoding uracil-DNA glycosylase: protein MQDVHVLAHPRTGQMFGSPVPAGAGWPGDPATPRTPVATDAAAVAELAGHAGSIPEIDALVSVCRACPRLVSWREDVAVVKRRAFADQPYWGRPVPSWGSVRPRLLIVGLAPAAHGANRTGRMFTGDRSGDQLYAALYRAGLVNQPTSVDAADGLQTKKIRIVAPVRCAPPANAPTTEERDACWPWLQAEWRLVSEDVRVVVALGGFGWQIALRLPGTVAGRKPRFGHGVVADLAPGVRLLGCYHPSQQNMFTGRLTPAMLDDVFRDAKELAGIK, encoded by the coding sequence ATGCAGGATGTTCATGTGCTCGCCCACCCACGCACCGGCCAGATGTTCGGCTCCCCGGTTCCGGCCGGTGCCGGATGGCCGGGTGATCCGGCCACCCCGCGGACCCCGGTGGCAACGGATGCCGCAGCCGTCGCCGAACTCGCCGGACACGCCGGTTCGATCCCCGAAATCGACGCGCTGGTTAGCGTCTGCCGGGCCTGCCCGCGATTGGTCAGCTGGCGCGAGGACGTCGCGGTTGTCAAGCGCCGAGCCTTCGCCGACCAACCGTATTGGGGGCGACCGGTGCCCAGCTGGGGATCGGTGCGACCCCGGCTGTTGATCGTCGGTTTGGCGCCCGCCGCGCACGGCGCCAACCGGACCGGGCGGATGTTCACCGGCGACCGCTCGGGCGACCAGTTGTACGCGGCGCTGTACCGGGCCGGACTGGTGAACCAGCCGACCAGTGTCGACGCCGCGGATGGGTTGCAGACCAAGAAGATTCGCATCGTCGCGCCGGTGCGGTGCGCGCCGCCCGCCAACGCGCCGACGACCGAGGAGCGGGACGCCTGCTGGCCCTGGCTGCAGGCCGAATGGCGGTTGGTGTCCGAGGACGTCCGTGTGGTCGTGGCCCTGGGCGGGTTCGGCTGGCAGATCGCGCTGCGGCTGCCGGGCACCGTCGCCGGGCGCAAGCCACGGTTCGGCCACGGCGTGGTTGCCGATTTGGCGCCCGGCGTGCGATTGCTCGGTTGCTACCACCCGAGCCAGCAAAACATGTTCACCGGTAGGTTGACACCAGCAATGCTCGACGACGTCTTTCGCGACGCAAAAGAACTGGCAGGGATCAAGTGA
- a CDS encoding MFS transporter gives MKSGGPAFLILFATLMATAGSGISIVAFPWLALQHHNSARDASAVALAMTLPLVLSTLVAGAAVDFFGRRRVSLISDSLSGTAVTAVPLIAWWLGGDALNLAVLAVLAFFAAAFDPAGTTARESMLPEAAARAGWSLARTNSIYEAILNLGFIVGPGIGGLMIATVGGINTMWVTAGLFGLSILTIGPLRLAGTGKPGRDTRPAGWMSGIAEGLHFVWNTRVLRTLGLIDLAVTALYLPMESVLFPKYFSDQHQPAQLGWALMAIGFGGVAGALGYAVLSKYTRRRTAVLTATLTFGAATVGVAFLPPLPVILVLCAVTGVVYGPIQPIYNYMMQTRAPHRLRGRVVGVMTGLTYAAGPLGLLVAGPLTDAAGLKVTFLALAVPILLIGVIACRLPSLRELDKAPEFVEDPDPEGGLSIGP, from the coding sequence ATGAAAAGCGGCGGCCCAGCGTTCCTGATCCTGTTCGCCACGTTGATGGCGACGGCGGGCAGTGGCATCTCGATAGTCGCGTTTCCGTGGCTGGCGTTGCAGCACCACAACAGCGCGCGCGACGCTTCGGCGGTCGCCCTGGCCATGACGCTGCCCCTGGTCTTGTCCACTCTCGTCGCCGGTGCCGCGGTCGACTTCTTCGGGCGCCGCCGGGTGTCCCTGATCTCCGATTCGCTGTCCGGGACGGCGGTGACCGCCGTCCCGCTGATCGCCTGGTGGCTCGGCGGCGACGCGCTCAACCTGGCGGTGCTGGCCGTCCTGGCCTTCTTCGCGGCCGCCTTCGACCCGGCCGGGACGACGGCGCGCGAATCGATGCTGCCCGAGGCGGCCGCCCGGGCGGGCTGGTCGCTGGCCCGCACCAACAGCATCTACGAGGCGATCCTCAACCTCGGGTTCATCGTGGGCCCGGGGATCGGCGGCCTGATGATCGCCACGGTCGGCGGCATCAACACGATGTGGGTGACGGCGGGGTTGTTCGGGCTGTCCATCCTGACGATCGGGCCGCTGCGCCTCGCGGGCACCGGCAAGCCCGGGCGCGACACCCGACCCGCCGGGTGGATGTCCGGAATCGCCGAAGGGCTGCACTTCGTGTGGAACACGCGGGTACTGCGGACGCTCGGGTTGATCGACCTGGCGGTCACCGCGCTCTACCTGCCGATGGAAAGCGTGCTGTTCCCGAAGTACTTCTCCGACCAGCACCAGCCCGCGCAACTGGGCTGGGCGTTGATGGCGATCGGGTTCGGCGGCGTGGCGGGAGCGCTCGGCTACGCCGTGCTGTCGAAATACACCCGGCGGCGCACCGCCGTGCTGACCGCCACCCTCACGTTCGGCGCGGCGACCGTCGGGGTCGCGTTCCTGCCGCCGTTGCCGGTGATCCTGGTGCTGTGCGCGGTCACCGGGGTGGTCTACGGGCCGATCCAGCCGATCTACAACTACATGATGCAGACCCGGGCCCCGCATCGGCTGCGCGGTCGGGTGGTCGGGGTGATGACGGGGCTGACCTACGCGGCGGGCCCGCTGGGCTTGCTGGTGGCCGGGCCGCTGACCGATGCGGCCGGCCTGAAGGTCACGTTCCTGGCGCTGGCGGTGCCGATCCTGCTGATCGGCGTCATCGCCTGCCGGCTGCCGTCGCTGCGCGAACTGGACAAAGCGCCGGAGTTCGTGGAGGACCCGGACCCCGAAGGCGGGCTTAGTATCGGGCCGTGA